From Haloarcula hispanica ATCC 33960, the proteins below share one genomic window:
- a CDS encoding cell division protein SepF produces the protein MGLMSKILGESGSSRNTEDYVELNANEFEMTGTELERQVRIARISDKQDVIDIKDAVYDGDVVVADITRHSTQDRTMEHISDELKQVANEVGGDIVQKDDDQLIITPAGVGISRERLGQ, from the coding sequence ATGGGACTGATGAGCAAGATCCTCGGAGAGTCTGGATCCTCTCGGAACACCGAGGATTACGTCGAACTGAACGCGAACGAATTCGAGATGACCGGGACGGAACTCGAACGCCAGGTTCGGATCGCCCGTATCAGCGACAAGCAGGACGTCATCGACATCAAAGACGCCGTCTACGACGGTGACGTGGTCGTCGCGGACATCACGCGCCACTCCACGCAGGACCGTACGATGGAACACATCAGCGACGAACTCAAGCAGGTCGCCAACGAGGTCGGTGGCGACATCGTCCAGAAGGACGACGACCAGCTCATCATCACGCCGGCTGGCGTCGGCATCTCCCGGGAACGCCTCGGTCAGTAG
- a CDS encoding RNA-binding protein — protein MEVKSRHHLRSDEVDTITTALSENLGVELDADSFEKVEFDDSDWDVVLVDGDPLVLYLNGEPFLTVQGANQYPPEKHIVTVDAGAVSFVSDGADIMRPGITEADDDISEGDLVVINEESHGKFLAVGRAQTDGDDMVGDSGKVVKSLHHVGDDLFEFSV, from the coding sequence ATGGAAGTCAAGTCGCGACACCACCTCCGTTCGGACGAGGTCGACACCATCACGACAGCGCTGTCGGAGAACCTCGGTGTCGAACTCGACGCGGACAGCTTCGAGAAGGTCGAGTTCGACGACAGCGACTGGGATGTCGTCCTCGTCGACGGCGACCCGCTCGTCCTCTATCTGAACGGCGAACCGTTCCTGACCGTTCAGGGAGCTAATCAGTACCCACCGGAGAAACACATCGTCACCGTGGACGCCGGGGCCGTCTCCTTTGTCTCGGACGGCGCTGACATCATGCGGCCGGGTATCACCGAGGCCGACGACGACATCAGCGAGGGCGACCTGGTCGTCATCAACGAGGAGTCCCACGGGAAGTTTCTCGCTGTCGGCCGCGCACAGACCGACGGCGACGACATGGTCGGCGACAGCGGAAAAGTCGTCAAGTCGCTGCACCACGTCGGCGACGACCTCTTCGAGTTCTCGGTGTAG
- a CDS encoding cobalamin-binding protein, which produces MRVVTLLPSATEIVYALGVEPVGVSHECDHPPAAREKPSVNRSRVDPTASSGEINEQVAAAEEDDGVYAIDRETLAELDPDLIVTQGVCDVCAVDHVIVAEAVEELGLDADVLTLDVHSLDDLFESIHRVGAAVGRDDRAADLVADLRERVAAVETTAARAETTPRVAVLDWLDPVMVGGHWVPEMVRKAGGTYGMEEAGAHSRPREWEEVVDYDPEVLVAAPCGFDVAQTRENIADLTERPGFDDLTAVRDGRAYVMDGHHYVNRSGPRLVDTLEFLAAQCHPDLFETPPRDAVVELGTVRA; this is translated from the coding sequence ATGCGAGTCGTCACGCTCCTGCCCTCGGCGACGGAAATCGTCTACGCGCTCGGCGTCGAGCCGGTCGGCGTCTCACACGAGTGCGACCATCCGCCGGCGGCCCGCGAGAAGCCGTCAGTCAATCGCTCGCGTGTCGACCCGACGGCCTCAAGCGGCGAGATCAACGAGCAGGTCGCGGCCGCCGAGGAGGACGACGGCGTCTACGCCATCGACCGCGAGACGCTGGCAGAACTGGACCCCGACCTCATCGTCACCCAGGGCGTCTGTGACGTGTGTGCTGTCGACCACGTCATCGTCGCCGAGGCCGTCGAGGAACTGGGACTGGACGCCGACGTGCTGACGCTGGACGTCCACAGCCTCGATGACCTGTTCGAGTCCATCCACCGGGTCGGCGCGGCGGTCGGGCGCGACGACCGCGCCGCAGACCTCGTCGCGGACCTCCGGGAGCGCGTCGCAGCAGTGGAGACAACAGCGGCGCGGGCCGAGACGACGCCCCGCGTGGCGGTGCTCGACTGGCTCGACCCGGTGATGGTCGGCGGGCACTGGGTGCCAGAGATGGTCCGGAAAGCCGGCGGCACCTATGGAATGGAAGAGGCGGGCGCTCACTCCCGGCCCCGCGAGTGGGAGGAGGTCGTCGACTACGACCCCGAGGTGCTGGTGGCCGCGCCCTGTGGCTTCGACGTGGCACAGACCCGCGAGAACATCGCTGACCTGACCGAGCGGCCCGGCTTCGACGATTTGACTGCGGTCCGGGACGGCCGGGCGTACGTCATGGACGGCCACCACTACGTCAACCGCTCGGGGCCGCGGCTGGTGGACACACTGGAGTTCCTGGCGGCGCAGTGTCACCCGGACCTGTTCGAAACGCCGCCGCGGGACGCCGTGGTCGAACTCGGGACGGTCCGGGCCTAG
- a CDS encoding DUF5658 family protein, which translates to MSSPDHASHPLSVRLQKSGYVELVFSLVLVWGFGDALSTLFAAQFAGPGLEANPWIRTLLIHEPLLVIALKMAVVLYVGVVLLECRDVVERVPLWRAWLLFVVALGAAVVVGNTYVGLAAAAV; encoded by the coding sequence ATGTCCAGCCCTGACCACGCATCGCATCCCCTCTCGGTTCGCCTCCAGAAGTCCGGCTACGTCGAACTCGTGTTCTCGCTGGTGCTCGTCTGGGGCTTCGGTGACGCGCTGTCGACGCTGTTTGCCGCGCAGTTTGCCGGGCCGGGGCTGGAAGCAAACCCCTGGATACGGACCCTCCTTATCCACGAACCGCTGCTCGTAATCGCTTTGAAGATGGCCGTCGTCCTCTACGTCGGCGTCGTCCTGCTAGAGTGTCGCGACGTGGTCGAGCGGGTCCCGCTGTGGCGGGCCTGGCTCCTGTTCGTCGTCGCTCTCGGCGCGGCAGTCGTGGTCGGCAACACCTACGTCGGCCTAGCCGCGGCCGCCGTCTAG
- the ubaA gene encoding SAMP-activating enzyme E1: MRPDLDPEQLDRYSRHIIMNDVGPEGQAALLDTDVLVVGAGGLGAPVLQYLAAAGIGRLGIVDDDVVERSNLQRQVIHGDDDVGRPKVDSAAEFVTGLNPDVTVDRHDLRLARENATDLVADYDIVVDASDNFATRFLVNDACTLSGTPFTHGAIFQFEGQVTTFSGDSPCYRCLFPEAPPEGTVPDCATAGVLGVLPGTIGCMQATEVVKLAMDYGETLEGRLVAYDAAEMSFEEIPVAANPDCPVCGEDPAIASVADASYEGRCSLAED, translated from the coding sequence ATGCGACCGGATCTGGATCCAGAACAGCTTGACCGGTACTCCCGGCATATCATCATGAACGACGTGGGGCCGGAGGGCCAGGCCGCGCTGCTTGACACCGACGTGCTGGTCGTCGGGGCCGGCGGCCTCGGCGCACCGGTCCTCCAGTACCTCGCGGCTGCGGGCATCGGGCGGCTGGGTATCGTCGACGACGACGTGGTCGAGCGGTCGAACCTCCAGCGGCAGGTCATCCACGGCGACGACGATGTCGGCCGACCGAAGGTCGACAGCGCCGCCGAGTTCGTCACCGGCCTCAATCCCGACGTGACTGTCGATCGCCACGACCTGCGGCTGGCGCGGGAGAACGCGACCGACCTGGTAGCCGACTACGACATCGTCGTCGACGCCTCCGACAACTTCGCCACGCGGTTCCTCGTCAACGACGCCTGCACGCTGTCGGGGACGCCCTTCACCCACGGCGCGATTTTCCAGTTCGAGGGCCAGGTAACGACGTTCTCCGGCGACAGTCCGTGTTACCGCTGTCTGTTCCCCGAAGCGCCGCCGGAGGGAACCGTTCCCGACTGCGCGACCGCGGGCGTTCTCGGCGTCCTGCCGGGCACTATCGGGTGCATGCAAGCGACCGAGGTCGTCAAGCTCGCGATGGACTACGGCGAGACGCTGGAGGGGCGACTCGTCGCCTACGACGCCGCCGAGATGTCCTTCGAGGAAATCCCCGTCGCCGCCAACCCCGACTGCCCGGTGTGTGGCGAGGACCCGGCCATCGCGAGCGTCGCCGACGCAAGCTACGAGGGACGCTGTTCGCTCGCCGAGGACTGA
- a CDS encoding methyl-accepting chemotaxis protein, with translation MAERPTENVTNQTGTGIDTDIQDDVAENIDTEAGYSHTAASEIQTMLAELEGTSVGIAEETAEIREQAAEQYEGLTDIANEVSNLSASVEQIASSSEEVSAASREAKELAERGQGNADDVHEAMENIQQAADSVAEDVKTIQESVEEIDEIVDVINDIADQTNMLALNASIEAARAGEAGEGFAVVANEVKSLAEESQEQATTIEQMIDGIQDDTENAVESLEESNEEIDDGIDTVEESTEILEEIDDTVREVNNGIEEVATATDQQAASTEEVASMIDQSTDAAEDIADGTADIAEESDEQTDLLTDINQAIDDLVADLQRNN, from the coding sequence ATGGCTGAGAGACCGACGGAAAATGTAACGAACCAAACAGGGACGGGGATCGACACGGACATCCAGGACGACGTCGCGGAGAATATCGACACGGAGGCCGGCTACAGCCACACTGCAGCGAGCGAGATCCAGACGATGCTGGCCGAGCTGGAGGGCACGTCGGTCGGAATCGCGGAGGAAACTGCCGAGATCCGCGAACAGGCCGCCGAGCAGTACGAGGGACTGACAGACATCGCAAACGAGGTGTCGAACCTCTCGGCGTCGGTCGAGCAGATCGCCTCGTCGTCCGAAGAGGTGTCCGCGGCCTCCCGCGAGGCAAAGGAACTCGCCGAACGCGGGCAGGGGAACGCTGACGACGTCCACGAGGCGATGGAGAACATCCAGCAGGCGGCCGACAGCGTCGCCGAGGACGTCAAGACGATTCAGGAGAGCGTCGAGGAGATCGACGAGATCGTCGACGTCATCAACGACATCGCCGACCAGACCAACATGCTGGCGCTGAACGCGTCCATCGAGGCCGCTCGCGCCGGTGAGGCGGGCGAAGGGTTCGCCGTCGTCGCAAACGAGGTCAAGAGCCTCGCCGAGGAGTCACAGGAGCAGGCGACGACCATCGAGCAGATGATCGACGGCATTCAGGACGACACCGAGAACGCCGTCGAGAGCCTCGAAGAGAGCAACGAAGAGATCGACGACGGTATCGACACTGTCGAGGAGTCGACCGAAATCCTCGAAGAGATCGACGACACCGTCCGCGAGGTCAACAACGGTATCGAGGAGGTCGCTACGGCGACGGACCAGCAGGCCGCCTCGACCGAGGAAGTGGCCAGCATGATCGACCAGTCCACGGACGCAGCCGAGGATATCGCCGACGGTACGGCCGACATCGCCGAGGAATCCGATGAGCAAACCGACCTTCTCACCGACATCAATCAGGCGATAGACGATCTCGTCGCGGACCTCCAGCGCAACAACTGA